In a genomic window of Streptomyces noursei ATCC 11455:
- a CDS encoding APC family permease, producing the protein MASVDEITPLQARPPGTLRRDVGLIGLMWASVGSIIGSGWLYGAQKAVVVAGPSAIISWSIGAVAIVLLALVHAELGGLFPVAGGTARYPHYAFGGLAGMSFGWFSWLQAATVAPIEVEAMIGYAGHWSWAKSLQHANGTLTASGFIVAVILMAIFVAVNFLGVKVLAHTNSAATWWKIAVPLGAIFVIAATNFHPHNFTSHGFAPFGAKGVLSAISTSGIIFALLGFEQAIQLAGESRNPKRDLPRATIGSVVIGAVIYTLLQVVYIGALPLASFAHGWAKLDYAGISGPWAGLATVVGLGWLGWVLYADAIISPGGTGLIYTTSTSRISYGLSKNGYAPRLFEKADGRGVPWFGLIISFVTGVICFLPFPSWQELVSFITSASVLMYAGAPLAFGVFRDRLPHHQRPYRLPGGKVIAPLSFAVASLIIYWAGWTTLERLGWAIVIGYVLLGSYAWYATKKGLPNAPRLDWKAARWLPVYLIGMGVISWQGGFGGQGHIPLWWDMAIVTVFSVGIYYWALASAVPAEAIEQNIEEVAVVDEGGH; encoded by the coding sequence ATGGCAAGCGTTGACGAGATCACGCCACTGCAGGCACGCCCACCAGGCACCCTGCGTAGGGATGTAGGACTGATCGGCCTGATGTGGGCCTCGGTCGGCTCCATCATCGGATCCGGATGGCTCTACGGTGCCCAGAAGGCCGTAGTCGTAGCAGGCCCGTCCGCGATCATCTCCTGGAGCATCGGCGCCGTCGCCATCGTGCTCCTGGCCCTGGTGCACGCCGAACTCGGCGGCCTCTTCCCCGTGGCCGGCGGCACCGCGCGTTACCCGCACTACGCCTTCGGCGGCCTGGCCGGCATGTCCTTCGGCTGGTTCTCCTGGCTCCAGGCGGCGACAGTGGCCCCGATCGAGGTCGAAGCCATGATCGGCTACGCCGGGCACTGGTCGTGGGCCAAGAGCCTCCAACACGCCAACGGAACCCTCACGGCCAGCGGCTTCATCGTCGCGGTCATCCTGATGGCGATCTTCGTCGCGGTGAACTTCCTGGGCGTGAAGGTGCTGGCCCACACCAACAGCGCCGCCACCTGGTGGAAGATCGCCGTACCCCTCGGGGCGATCTTCGTCATCGCGGCGACCAACTTCCACCCGCACAACTTCACCTCGCACGGCTTCGCCCCGTTCGGCGCCAAGGGCGTGCTCAGCGCCATCAGCACCAGCGGCATCATCTTCGCGCTGCTCGGCTTCGAGCAGGCCATCCAACTCGCGGGCGAGAGCCGCAACCCCAAGCGTGACCTGCCGCGCGCCACCATCGGCTCGGTCGTGATCGGCGCCGTCATCTACACCCTGCTCCAGGTCGTCTACATCGGCGCGCTGCCGCTGGCGTCCTTCGCACACGGGTGGGCCAAGCTGGACTACGCCGGCATCAGCGGCCCCTGGGCCGGTCTGGCCACCGTGGTGGGGCTGGGCTGGCTGGGCTGGGTCCTGTACGCGGACGCCATCATCTCCCCCGGTGGCACCGGCCTGATCTACACCACCTCCACCTCGCGGATCTCCTACGGCCTGAGCAAGAACGGCTACGCCCCCCGACTGTTCGAGAAGGCCGACGGCCGCGGGGTGCCGTGGTTCGGGCTGATCATCTCCTTCGTCACCGGCGTGATCTGCTTCCTGCCCTTCCCCAGCTGGCAGGAGCTGGTCTCCTTCATCACCTCGGCGAGCGTCCTGATGTACGCCGGTGCGCCGCTGGCGTTCGGTGTGTTCCGCGACCGTCTGCCGCACCACCAGCGTCCGTACCGCCTGCCCGGTGGCAAGGTGATCGCGCCGCTGTCCTTCGCCGTGGCGAGCCTGATCATCTACTGGGCCGGCTGGACCACCCTGGAACGGCTCGGCTGGGCCATCGTGATCGGCTACGTCCTGCTCGGCAGCTACGCCTGGTACGCCACGAAGAAGGGGCTGCCGAACGCTCCGCGCCTGGACTGGAAGGCCGCACGGTGGCTTCCGGTGTACCTCATCGGCATGGGCGTCATCTCCTGGCAGGGCGGCTTCGGCGGCCAGGGCCACATCCCGCTGTGGTGGGACATGGCGATCGTCACGGTGTTCTCGGTGGGCATCTACTACTGGGCCCTCGCCTCCGCGGTCCCGGCCGAGGCGATCGAGCAGAACATCGAGGAGGTCGCGGTCGTGGACGAGGGCGGCCACTGA
- a CDS encoding substrate-binding domain-containing protein yields the protein MAAAVLTGSLVLVGCERGASVGGGAVAPSPARPGCPATQARAAAAVAQAERTAPATPGPAGGPRAAAGKDVVYVAQTMTNPGVAGAAKGVQEAARAIGWNLRVIDGQGTPTGIQAAFDQAVGLRPDGIVIGGFDPDLTSAQVAKAAANHIPLVGWHAVGSPGPSRRPALFTNVTTRVEDVAKASADWVIAHSHGHAGVVVFTDASIPFAETKSTLIAKELATCAGVRVLTEENIPIPDSSSRTPLEVASLLSRFPDAWTHSVAINDVYFSDSAPALRAARRKGGGAPFNIGAGDGDPSAFQRINSRQFQAATVPEPFAQQGWQILDELNRAFAGAPASGYVAPVHIATAANSQGATTWDPPGYRAAYRRIWGR from the coding sequence ATGGCGGCCGCCGTGCTCACCGGCAGTCTCGTCCTCGTCGGCTGCGAGCGCGGCGCGTCGGTCGGCGGTGGAGCCGTCGCGCCGAGCCCGGCGCGACCCGGCTGTCCCGCCACCCAGGCCCGCGCCGCGGCGGCCGTCGCGCAGGCCGAGAGGACCGCTCCCGCGACGCCCGGTCCCGCCGGCGGCCCCCGGGCGGCCGCCGGCAAGGACGTCGTCTACGTCGCGCAGACCATGACCAACCCCGGCGTCGCGGGCGCCGCCAAGGGGGTGCAGGAGGCCGCTCGGGCCATCGGCTGGAACCTCCGGGTGATCGACGGCCAGGGCACCCCCACGGGGATCCAGGCCGCCTTCGACCAGGCCGTCGGCCTCCGGCCCGACGGCATCGTCATCGGCGGCTTCGACCCGGACCTGACGTCGGCTCAGGTCGCCAAGGCCGCCGCGAACCACATCCCGCTCGTCGGCTGGCATGCGGTCGGCTCCCCCGGTCCGAGCCGGCGTCCCGCGCTCTTCACCAACGTCACCACCAGGGTCGAGGATGTCGCGAAGGCCAGTGCGGACTGGGTCATCGCGCACTCCCACGGTCACGCCGGGGTGGTCGTGTTCACCGATGCCTCGATCCCGTTCGCCGAGACCAAGTCCACCCTGATCGCGAAGGAACTCGCCACCTGCGCCGGCGTGCGGGTGCTGACGGAGGAGAACATCCCGATCCCGGACAGCAGCAGCCGGACCCCGCTGGAGGTCGCCTCGCTCCTCTCGCGTTTCCCGGATGCCTGGACCCACTCGGTGGCCATCAACGACGTGTACTTCTCCGACTCCGCCCCGGCCCTGCGCGCCGCGCGGAGAAAGGGCGGCGGGGCCCCCTTCAACATCGGTGCGGGCGACGGCGATCCGTCCGCGTTCCAGCGCATCAACAGCCGGCAGTTCCAGGCGGCCACCGTGCCCGAGCCGTTCGCCCAGCAGGGCTGGCAGATCCTCGACGAGCTCAACCGTGCCTTCGCCGGCGCGCCGGCCAGCGGATACGTCGCCCCCGTGCACATCGCCACGGCCGCCAACAGCCAGGGGGCGACGACCTGGGACCCGCCCGGGTATCGCGCGGCGTACCGGAGGATCTGGGGCAGGTGA
- a CDS encoding sensor histidine kinase: protein MRLSTRIALVVGAVVPLLVVASGWLLVGLVSRDLHAQADQRLSERAHDVAAVARGLLRAASQDRPRAEQARQRKLYSAALDVGIRLQGPDRTVQDGPQPDPSVRLPTTPGKPVSVHARGKTWRVLAQRINGKEPGVRGTLWLFSPDSVNQAQIQLVRGRVVTVALLAAPASAGLAWALAAGAARPLRRLQRRTSGLDPRTSDVRLEHRPTRITEVDDLAHTVQTVLARYDEQAARTAEALATARSFSAAASHELRTPLTSMQTSLDILDAFQDLDAQDRAETVEDLRRGHARLLGLLVMLRALAQGDLVEADAFAPVDLAELTDAAVADFRRAHPDADVQAECTTGLVVHGWQPGLRSLVDNLLANALAHGRSADGRARIAVALRASDDGGAPAAVLTVDDQGPGVPPEQRQTIFERFHRRAESPGSGLGLTLVAQQAELHHAHLEVRTPPGGPGARLKVAFPLTRPGLDGAAVPHRDWLADTHHRRQEIHKNRP, encoded by the coding sequence GTGAGGCTGTCCACCCGCATCGCGCTCGTGGTGGGCGCCGTCGTACCGCTGCTGGTGGTGGCCTCGGGGTGGCTGCTCGTGGGCCTGGTGAGCAGGGACCTGCACGCGCAGGCCGACCAGCGGCTCAGCGAGCGCGCCCACGACGTGGCGGCGGTTGCCCGGGGGCTGCTGCGCGCCGCCTCCCAGGACCGCCCGCGGGCCGAACAGGCCCGCCAACGGAAGCTGTACAGCGCGGCCCTGGACGTCGGCATCCGGTTGCAGGGGCCGGACCGCACCGTACAGGACGGCCCGCAGCCGGATCCGTCCGTACGGCTGCCGACGACGCCCGGCAAGCCGGTCAGCGTCCATGCGCGGGGCAAAACCTGGCGCGTGCTGGCCCAGCGGATCAACGGCAAGGAGCCGGGCGTGCGGGGAACGCTGTGGCTGTTCTCCCCCGACTCGGTCAACCAGGCCCAGATCCAGCTCGTGCGCGGCCGGGTGGTCACCGTCGCGCTGCTCGCCGCCCCGGCGTCCGCGGGCCTGGCCTGGGCGCTGGCCGCCGGCGCCGCCCGGCCGCTGCGGCGGCTCCAGCGGCGCACCAGCGGTCTCGATCCCCGTACCAGCGACGTCCGATTGGAACACCGCCCGACCCGGATCACCGAGGTCGACGACCTCGCGCACACCGTGCAGACCGTTCTGGCCCGCTACGACGAACAGGCCGCCCGGACCGCCGAGGCGCTGGCGACGGCCCGCTCCTTCTCCGCCGCGGCCTCCCACGAACTGCGCACGCCGCTGACGAGCATGCAGACCAGCCTGGACATCCTCGACGCCTTCCAGGACCTCGACGCCCAGGACCGGGCGGAAACGGTGGAGGACCTGCGGCGCGGCCACGCCCGCCTGCTGGGGCTGCTGGTGATGTTGCGGGCGCTGGCCCAGGGGGACCTGGTCGAGGCGGACGCGTTCGCACCCGTCGATCTTGCCGAGCTCACGGACGCCGCCGTGGCCGACTTCCGTCGCGCGCATCCCGACGCGGACGTGCAGGCGGAGTGCACCACGGGGCTGGTGGTGCACGGCTGGCAGCCGGGGCTGCGGTCGCTGGTGGACAACCTCCTGGCCAACGCCCTGGCACACGGCCGGTCCGCCGACGGCCGGGCCCGCATCGCGGTGGCCCTGCGGGCATCCGACGACGGGGGCGCCCCGGCGGCCGTGCTCACCGTGGACGACCAGGGGCCCGGGGTGCCGCCGGAGCAGCGGCAGACGATCTTCGAACGGTTCCATCGACGCGCCGAGAGCCCCGGATCCGGCCTCGGGCTCACGCTGGTCGCCCAGCAGGCCGAGCTGCACCACGCGCACCTGGAGGTGCGGACGCCTCCCGGTGGTCCAGGAGCCCGCCTCAAGGTCGCCTTCCCTCTCACCCGCCCGGGCCTGGACGGTGCCGCGGTACCGCACCGGGACTGGCTGGCGGACACTCACCACCGTCGACAGGAAATCCACAAAAACCGTCCCTAA
- a CDS encoding cyclase family protein, with product MTSNPGDAPSPPPTGAGNGPAVSRREFDALFAAVRTWGRWAPADRGAWNRVTPDHVRRATALVRDGAVIPLARPWDTTAGPDNTKPALHFMSDLGDVEAPEPTTHKDFLAVDYHGKAVSHLDALSHIAYRGRLYDGRPAGELVDAKGARFGAVAALGPLVTRGVLLDLPTVVGNAWLEPARAVHAEDVAAAERALGVTIGDGDAVLLRTGSMRRRRERGAWNPDAASAGFHVDALPLLASRGIALLGGDGDSDVRPSPVEGVHSPVHALAIAAMGVPLLDNLDLEALSTACAEAGRHVFLLLVAPLNVPGGTGSPVTPVAVL from the coding sequence ATGACCAGCAACCCCGGCGACGCCCCGTCTCCCCCGCCGACCGGTGCCGGCAACGGGCCCGCCGTGTCGCGCCGGGAGTTCGACGCGCTCTTCGCTGCGGTCCGCACATGGGGCCGCTGGGCACCGGCCGACCGCGGCGCCTGGAACCGGGTGACCCCGGACCACGTACGGCGGGCCACCGCCCTGGTCCGGGACGGCGCGGTGATCCCGCTGGCGCGTCCGTGGGACACGACCGCCGGCCCGGACAACACCAAGCCCGCGTTGCACTTCATGTCCGACCTCGGCGATGTCGAGGCCCCGGAGCCCACCACGCACAAGGACTTCCTCGCCGTCGACTACCACGGCAAGGCCGTCAGCCACCTGGACGCGCTCTCCCACATCGCCTACCGCGGGCGGCTCTACGACGGCCGCCCCGCGGGCGAACTCGTCGACGCCAAGGGCGCCCGGTTCGGGGCCGTGGCGGCGCTCGGCCCCCTGGTGACCCGGGGGGTGCTGCTCGACCTGCCGACCGTCGTGGGCAACGCGTGGCTGGAGCCCGCCCGAGCGGTGCACGCCGAGGACGTCGCCGCTGCGGAGCGGGCCCTGGGTGTGACGATCGGCGACGGCGACGCGGTGCTGCTGCGGACCGGCAGCATGCGCCGCCGCCGGGAACGCGGCGCCTGGAACCCCGACGCGGCGAGCGCCGGCTTCCACGTGGACGCCCTGCCGCTGCTCGCCTCGCGCGGGATCGCCCTGCTCGGCGGCGACGGCGACAGCGATGTCCGGCCCTCGCCGGTCGAGGGCGTGCACTCTCCGGTGCACGCCCTGGCGATCGCGGCCATGGGGGTGCCACTGCTGGACAACCTCGATCTGGAGGCGCTGTCGACTGCCTGTGCGGAGGCGGGCCGCCATGTCTTTCTGCTGCTGGTGGCTCCGCTGAACGTCCCTGGCGGCACCGGCTCGCCCGTCACCCCGGTCGCCGTTCTGTGA
- a CDS encoding SpoIIE family protein phosphatase — translation MGLVGIDLGPARARDRFLRGESVDEAVRSPILNSWERSLALGLSPAGCALPYRSDLDLEGRLVRAAEPVLDRLQELFTDRDMNVSLADGRGAVLQRRFGKPSQVRRLAAIQSVPGYVFAEEFGGTNGIGLALAERQLINVYGAEHFAERSQANACSAIPVRDPLSGRIEGVLCLGYPLTDVDAALATVIRKAAGAIERRLLEQSSTRERTLLRAYLDARHRTPTGDGQPGEFTEGVLDRRDQMILQEKAADLIALAQRAAMEVPLPGGRRVTLLSRPVTSASGVEGIAIEAVLAAPHQPVAVPAVTGPPPETSPGPPAQQSPEPALPRLWPVPGTAARKAATTTHPPGTAEAASAHTASGLVLVGEPGVGKYAVAARRRLELLSEASTRIGTTLDVTRTAHELAEMAVPHLADFVTIELPEAVLRGDEPTDPRTGLHRVVLHGYREDCPFYPAGEPISLRSTTPQLRCLASGRSVLEPELRTATGWIAQDPGHAQRLLDHNVHSLIAVPLIARGIALGVASFYRSRDPAPFGDDDRSLAQELATRAAICIDNARRYTREHNMVLALQHSLLPHSFPEQNAVEVAHRYLPAESGVGGDWYDVIPLSSSRVALVVGDVVGHGLHAAATMGRLRTAARNFAELELAPDEVLTCLDNLVARLDRDEGGEDADGMTRIIGATCLYAVYDPTSQQCCMARAGHPPPALVHPDGAVAFPDLPAGPPLGLGGLPFETVEFHLPEGSQLVLYTDGLVEDRRRDLDTAFDQLRRALSHPNRPPEETCAEVLRTVVPRRPTDDIALLVARTHALDAHRIATWTPTPDPALVSGLRAAVTRQLAAWGLDEVSFAAELVLSELVTNAIRYGTAPIQVRLLYDRALTCEVSDASSTAPHLRHAATTDEGGRGLFLVAQLAQAWGTRYTATGKVIWAECALQLAGGRPDTVAAYFDDVPAL, via the coding sequence ATGGGGCTCGTGGGAATCGACCTCGGCCCCGCGCGCGCCCGTGACCGGTTCCTTCGGGGCGAGTCGGTCGACGAGGCCGTACGAAGTCCGATCTTGAATTCCTGGGAGCGCTCCCTCGCCCTGGGACTCTCCCCGGCCGGATGCGCACTCCCCTACCGCTCCGACCTCGATCTGGAGGGCCGGCTCGTCCGCGCGGCCGAGCCGGTACTGGACCGGCTGCAGGAGCTGTTCACGGACCGGGACATGAACGTGTCCCTCGCCGACGGCCGCGGGGCCGTGCTGCAACGCCGCTTCGGCAAGCCGTCCCAGGTCCGACGGCTGGCCGCGATCCAGAGCGTCCCGGGCTATGTGTTCGCCGAGGAGTTCGGCGGGACCAACGGCATCGGTCTGGCGCTCGCGGAACGGCAGCTGATCAACGTCTACGGTGCAGAGCACTTCGCCGAACGCTCCCAGGCCAACGCCTGCTCCGCGATCCCGGTCCGGGACCCGCTCAGCGGTCGCATCGAAGGCGTGCTGTGCCTGGGCTATCCGCTCACCGACGTGGACGCGGCGCTGGCCACCGTGATCCGCAAGGCGGCCGGCGCGATCGAACGACGCCTGCTGGAGCAGAGCTCGACGCGGGAGCGCACCCTGCTCCGGGCATACCTCGACGCCCGGCACCGCACACCGACCGGCGACGGCCAGCCGGGCGAGTTCACCGAGGGCGTGCTGGACCGGCGGGACCAGATGATCCTCCAGGAGAAGGCCGCTGATCTGATCGCCCTGGCCCAGCGGGCGGCCATGGAAGTGCCCCTCCCCGGCGGGCGACGGGTGACCTTGCTCAGCCGACCGGTCACCAGCGCTTCCGGGGTCGAGGGCATCGCCATCGAAGCCGTCCTCGCCGCGCCGCACCAGCCCGTCGCCGTCCCCGCCGTGACCGGGCCCCCGCCCGAGACCTCACCCGGCCCCCCGGCGCAACAAAGCCCCGAGCCCGCGCTCCCGCGGCTGTGGCCCGTTCCCGGCACCGCGGCCCGGAAGGCGGCCACGACGACCCACCCGCCCGGGACCGCCGAAGCCGCCTCCGCGCACACGGCGAGCGGGCTGGTGCTGGTCGGCGAGCCGGGAGTCGGGAAGTACGCGGTGGCGGCCCGACGCCGCCTGGAACTGCTCTCCGAGGCCAGCACCCGCATCGGCACCACCCTGGACGTGACCCGCACCGCCCACGAACTCGCCGAGATGGCCGTCCCCCACCTGGCCGACTTCGTCACCATCGAACTTCCCGAAGCGGTGCTGCGCGGCGACGAGCCGACCGACCCGCGCACCGGCCTCCACCGCGTCGTGCTCCACGGCTACCGCGAGGACTGCCCCTTCTACCCGGCCGGTGAGCCGATCAGCCTTCGGAGCACGACTCCCCAACTCCGCTGCCTGGCCAGCGGGCGGTCGGTACTGGAACCCGAGCTGAGGACCGCCACGGGCTGGATCGCCCAGGATCCCGGGCATGCCCAACGCCTCCTCGACCACAACGTCCACTCCCTGATCGCCGTTCCGCTCATCGCCCGCGGCATCGCCCTGGGCGTGGCGAGCTTCTACCGCTCGCGGGACCCCGCGCCCTTCGGCGACGACGACCGTTCGCTGGCCCAGGAACTCGCCACCCGCGCCGCCATCTGCATCGACAACGCCCGCCGCTACACCCGCGAACACAACATGGTGCTGGCGCTCCAGCACAGTCTGCTGCCGCACAGCTTCCCCGAGCAGAACGCCGTCGAGGTCGCCCATCGCTATCTGCCCGCCGAGTCCGGGGTCGGCGGAGACTGGTACGACGTCATCCCCCTCTCCAGCAGCCGCGTCGCCCTCGTCGTCGGGGACGTCGTCGGCCACGGGCTGCACGCCGCCGCCACCATGGGCCGACTGCGCACGGCGGCGCGGAACTTCGCCGAACTGGAGCTGGCCCCGGACGAGGTCCTCACCTGTCTCGACAACCTCGTGGCGCGCCTCGACCGGGACGAGGGCGGCGAGGATGCCGACGGGATGACCCGCATCATCGGCGCGACCTGCCTGTACGCCGTCTACGACCCCACCTCCCAGCAGTGCTGCATGGCCCGGGCCGGCCATCCGCCCCCCGCGCTGGTCCACCCCGACGGCGCCGTCGCCTTCCCCGACCTGCCCGCCGGACCGCCGCTGGGCCTGGGCGGCCTCCCCTTCGAGACCGTCGAATTCCACCTCCCCGAAGGCAGTCAGCTCGTCCTGTACACCGACGGGCTGGTCGAGGACCGCCGCCGCGACCTCGACACCGCCTTCGACCAACTGCGCCGGGCGCTGTCCCACCCGAACCGCCCGCCCGAGGAAACCTGCGCGGAAGTCCTGCGGACGGTGGTGCCCCGCCGGCCCACCGACGACATAGCCCTCCTGGTGGCCCGTACCCACGCGTTGGACGCGCACCGGATCGCCACCTGGACACCGACCCCCGACCCGGCGCTGGTCTCCGGTCTCCGCGCCGCCGTGACGCGTCAACTGGCCGCATGGGGACTGGACGAGGTGTCCTTCGCCGCCGAACTGGTGCTCAGCGAGCTGGTCACCAACGCCATCCGCTACGGCACCGCCCCGATCCAGGTACGCCTGCTCTACGACCGCGCCCTGACCTGCGAGGTGTCCGACGCCAGCAGCACCGCCCCGCATCTGCGCCATGCGGCGACCACCGACGAGGGCGGGCGCGGTCTGTTCCTCGTCGCACAGCTCGCCCAGGCATGGGGCACCCGCTACACCGCCACCGGCAAGGTCATCTGGGCCGAGTGCGCCCTGCAGTTGGCCGGCGGCAGGCCCGACACCGTCGCGGCGTACTTCGACGACGTTCCCGCCCTCTGA
- a CDS encoding ABC transporter permease gives MTRSPRRPPGRRAGHLLGVYGLLALAALLFLAFSLALPETYPTLDNISAVLSNQSIPAVLALGATIPIATAKFDLSIGYGLGLAHVMAMQLIAVDAWPWPLACLVVVLGGAVVGAFNGMVVEFARIDSFIATLGTGSILYAVTGWVTDGARIVPRPHGLPTAFTDLYDSRFLGLPVSACYVLLLTALVWLLLERLPLGRYLYVIGSNPRAAELVGIPIRRYVVLAFVGSGLVVGIAGVLLAAQQRVGNPSVGLDYLLPAFVGALLGSTTIRPGRANAVGTLVAVVVLAIGLAGIGQLGARFWAVPLFNGATLLVAVGMAGYTARRQVRQRPKEPPRALPDPPKVTS, from the coding sequence GTGACCCGCTCCCCCCGTCGCCCGCCGGGCCGCCGGGCCGGGCATCTCCTCGGCGTCTACGGCCTCCTGGCCCTGGCCGCCCTGTTGTTCCTGGCCTTCTCCCTCGCCCTGCCCGAGACCTATCCCACCTTGGACAACATCTCCGCGGTCCTGTCCAACCAGTCGATCCCGGCCGTCCTCGCGCTCGGCGCGACGATCCCCATCGCCACCGCCAAGTTCGACCTGTCCATCGGCTACGGTCTGGGCCTCGCGCACGTGATGGCCATGCAGCTCATCGCCGTCGACGCCTGGCCCTGGCCGCTCGCCTGCCTCGTGGTGGTGCTCGGTGGTGCGGTCGTCGGCGCCTTCAACGGCATGGTCGTCGAATTCGCGCGGATCGACTCCTTCATCGCCACCCTCGGCACCGGCAGCATCCTCTACGCCGTCACCGGCTGGGTCACCGACGGGGCCCGGATCGTCCCCCGCCCGCACGGCCTGCCGACCGCCTTCACCGACCTGTACGACTCCAGATTCCTCGGCCTGCCGGTGTCCGCCTGCTACGTCCTGCTCCTCACCGCCCTGGTGTGGCTGCTGCTGGAACGGCTGCCGCTCGGCCGGTACCTCTACGTCATCGGCTCCAACCCCCGCGCCGCCGAACTGGTCGGCATCCCCATCCGGCGCTACGTCGTCCTCGCCTTCGTCGGATCGGGCCTGGTCGTCGGCATCGCCGGTGTCCTGCTCGCCGCACAGCAGCGGGTCGGCAATCCCAGCGTCGGACTGGACTATCTGCTGCCCGCCTTCGTCGGTGCGCTGCTCGGCTCCACCACGATCAGGCCCGGCCGGGCCAACGCGGTGGGCACTCTGGTCGCCGTCGTGGTCCTCGCCATCGGGCTCGCCGGCATCGGTCAGTTGGGCGCCCGCTTCTGGGCCGTCCCGCTGTTCAACGGCGCCACCCTGCTCGTCGCCGTCGGCATGGCCGGCTACACCGCGCGCCGGCAGGTGCGGCAACGCCCGAAGGAACCTCCACGGGCACTCCCCGACCCGCCGAAGGTCACCTCGTGA
- a CDS encoding sugar ABC transporter ATP-binding protein, with the protein MPDTPDHSPPAPRGPEPLIRIRGLSKRFGGTLALDAVDLDIHSGSVLALLGPNGAGKSTLIKILAGVHRADRGEVTVAGHPLGTEAATRAMSFIHQDLGLVEWMTVAENIALGAGYARRAGLLSWRRTRERCTEALGIIAAHLDPRTPLADLPRAERSLVAIARALSTRAGVIVLDEPTASLPAADCARLFDVLHMLRDQGHALVYVTHRLDEVYKVADAFAVLRDGRLVRHGPLAGHSPARLVHDIVGHEPGGHRLAPATGRTVLSLDRVRTVDTAPVSLELHAGEILGMVGLTGAGHLELGRALAGAGRLLGGRALLDGRPYRPGSVAAAVGSGVGFVSSNRQEEGCAAELTVRENLFANPRARGLPALHWTGPRRERAEAGVLMARFAVYPRDSEAPISTLSGGNQQKVMVGRWLGTHRGLLILEEPTAGVDVGAKTAVYRLLRDALAGGLAVLLLSTDFEEVTDVCHRALVFVRGAVTAELTGDALTVSALTRASSAMPALTGTTGP; encoded by the coding sequence GTGCCCGACACTCCCGACCACAGCCCTCCCGCGCCCCGCGGCCCAGAGCCGCTGATCCGGATCCGCGGCCTGAGCAAGCGGTTCGGCGGCACCCTCGCGCTGGACGCCGTCGACCTCGACATCCACTCCGGCAGCGTCCTCGCCCTGCTCGGTCCCAACGGCGCGGGAAAGTCCACCCTCATCAAGATCCTCGCCGGCGTCCACCGCGCGGACCGCGGCGAGGTGACCGTGGCCGGCCATCCGCTCGGCACCGAAGCGGCCACCCGCGCCATGTCCTTCATCCACCAGGACCTCGGACTGGTCGAGTGGATGACGGTCGCCGAGAACATCGCCCTGGGCGCCGGGTACGCCCGCCGCGCCGGCCTGCTGTCCTGGCGGCGGACCCGTGAGCGCTGCACCGAGGCGCTGGGCATCATCGCCGCCCACCTCGACCCGCGCACCCCCCTCGCCGACCTCCCGCGGGCCGAGCGTTCCCTGGTGGCCATCGCCCGGGCACTGTCCACCCGGGCCGGCGTCATCGTCCTCGACGAGCCGACGGCCAGCCTCCCGGCAGCGGACTGCGCCCGGCTCTTCGACGTACTGCACATGCTGCGCGACCAGGGCCACGCCCTCGTCTACGTCACCCACCGGCTCGACGAGGTGTACAAGGTCGCCGATGCCTTCGCCGTCCTGCGCGACGGCCGCCTGGTCCGCCACGGCCCGCTCGCCGGCCACAGTCCGGCACGGCTGGTGCACGACATCGTGGGCCACGAACCCGGCGGCCACCGCCTCGCCCCCGCCACCGGCCGCACCGTCCTGAGCCTGGACCGCGTACGGACCGTCGACACCGCACCGGTCAGCCTGGAGCTGCACGCCGGGGAGATCCTCGGCATGGTGGGACTCACCGGCGCCGGGCACCTGGAGTTGGGCCGCGCCCTAGCCGGCGCCGGACGCCTCCTCGGCGGACGGGCCCTGCTCGACGGACGTCCCTACCGACCGGGGTCGGTCGCGGCCGCGGTCGGCTCCGGCGTCGGATTCGTCAGCAGCAACCGTCAGGAAGAGGGCTGCGCCGCCGAGTTGACCGTGCGGGAGAACCTCTTCGCCAACCCACGGGCGAGGGGCCTGCCGGCCCTCCACTGGACCGGACCCCGGCGCGAGCGGGCCGAGGCCGGCGTCCTGATGGCCCGGTTCGCGGTGTACCCCCGGGACAGCGAAGCGCCGATCTCCACCCTGTCCGGGGGGAACCAGCAGAAGGTCATGGTCGGCCGATGGCTCGGGACGCACCGCGGACTGCTGATCCTCGAAGAGCCGACCGCCGGGGTGGACGTCGGCGCCAAAACGGCGGTCTACCGCCTGCTCCGGGACGCGTTGGCCGGCGGCCTCGCCGTCCTGCTGCTTTCCACCGACTTCGAGGAGGTCACCGACGTGTGCCATCGGGCCCTGGTGTTCGTCCGTGGGGCGGTGACGGCGGAGCTGACCGGTGATGCCCTCACCGTCAGCGCCCTGACCCGGGCTTCCTCCGCCATGCCCGCGCTCACCGGGACCACGGGCCCGTGA